The Lolium perenne isolate Kyuss_39 chromosome 6, Kyuss_2.0, whole genome shotgun sequence genome segment ATAGATATTGGTCGGTTTATTAGCGGGAAACCGGTCGAAAACCTGAACAAGTGCCTCGGCAACTGTCACGGAGCACGACCGTCGCGGGACACACAGAGCGACCCTAGCAACCCACACAATATACACAAACCACCGAAGCGAGAAGTCGTTGTGGTTcaccatcatcgtcatcatcatcactctgcaGCAACTCCGACTTCATTGAAGAAACAACCACCCAAGACATCGCCGAAACGGCACCGTGGAGCTCAAGCCGGCCTATGCCAAACATGTGACTCCTTGATAGCACCAGGCAGCTCTGACTCTGATGACGAGCTCTGAAGAGGAGAAGCGCAAGACATGCTCCGAGGAAGAGCATCTCCACTAGACCGCCCATGCAGGTCATCTTAGAACTTAGGTCTTGTTTGTGTTATAACTCTTTTGCTTTAATCCAAAGGACCAATTTTGCTTCTGTGTCCCTCCTTTAAACTTTGGTGACCTGAAACACATGAACGACCATGATCTCTTCATACCTCTTCGTAACTAGGGACACAATGATTAAAAGTGAACAAAAAGACATAAGTACAAGCCGTAGAGTAGCCCGCACGATTCGCTTAAGTCTATATTATTCAGTAGTCGGACACGCAGACAACAGTGTACGCTGAAAAAAAAAGTCTATGGGTAAAATATTTCGTCAACCACATCGACTGGTAGGAACATTGAGTACAACTAGTATATCTATATGAGGGTATATAGGCCTTTTTTTTGAGAATTCGGCAGGTGAGCTGCTCGATATATTAATAGAAGAAGATTTGGCTCAGTTAATCAGGGAAATCGGGCCCAAAAACCTTACAGAGTGGCCGAGTTTATGAGGGAAACCGGCCGAAAAAACCGCACAAAAGTCGGGGCCTCATCGCCCACACGAAACGAGACCACCGACGACCAAACACACACCACCAAAACCGGAGCCGCTGCTCCGACGTCCCCTGCTCGGGCGAGCCGCAACGCCGCACGGCGTGGACGACCTGTAGCCCAAGCTACCAAGGCGACCACCCGCAGACCACGAACGCCGCGCCAAAAGGtctggggccgccgccccgacttgCCAGCCACACCGACCACCCCGTCGCGTAGGCCGGGCCGACGAGCTCGCTACCCACGTAGCACGAACACGCCACCCATGCCTTGCAAGACCATGACCACACCCCATGGAGTCATCGCTGCAAGACCatccgaggccgccgcctcggcgcACGTCAAccgtccggggccgccgccccggcatccacCACCCTCGGTGACAAGGCAACCAAGCACAACTACCGCACATCTACCACACCACGAGGACTACGGACTCCAAAAGcggcgccttcaagaaggtaacggCACAGTGTGTCGCCGCCGCCCGCTCCAAAGAGcagaggttttcacccggagaacgCAAGAACTCGCGACAGCAGGAGAAAAAGCTCCCCGATGAAGCCCTCAACAGGGAAAACGGTACCCAAGGGCACCGCCAACATCGGCACCGAATGGTGCGAAGCTTTCGCCTGGAGTGTCGACGCTGTCGTCTGTCATCAGGCCCATCGTAGGCCCTGGCAGAAGAGGTGACCCGCCGAGCAGGGTGCCTTGTTGTCGTCCACCAAACAGAAAACGCCGCAGGGGCCATCTGAGCCCGCAGGGGCCCATCTGAGCCCGCAGGAGGCTGCCCAACAGAGCCCCGCGCGCGagcgccggcggcgcgacgagcgACGCCGTGCACAGCGGAAACCGCGGCCACCCCAAACGGCGGGGGCCGCGCCGTGGCCGGGCGACGAGCCGGCTCGACCAGAGGGCATGGCCCGCGCTTGCCCCTCTAGGCCCGCACGAGCCCATCCAGGCCCGCACGAGTCCATCCAGGCCTGCGTGCAcactgccgccgccggcgccgcaagCCGCCTCGCCCCagcgccgccacgcctcctctGCACCGCATCGCCGGCCACACAGCCTCCGGTCCCCAGCAGGGAGGCCTCCCTCCGAGCCGCCGCACTAGGAGCCGAGAGGGACTAGgtccccgccgcccccttcaccggcgccGCACGGCTTTGCCGGCCGGCCACCTTGGGGGGCGACGAGGAGAGGGAGGAGGGGAGGAGGGGCGGCGGTGGCTGGGAGTTGGGTTCGCCCCCCGAGTCGCCCggaggaggcgacgcgagggacgcGAGAGGGAGTGGAAGAAGTTTTTTGTAGCATAAATATAAAGTGGGGTATATAGgccttgatatgggtttttacgGGCTACAAAAAGAAGACACCTGAAAAAACTTGCCCCTTCAAATTTTGGTGAGGGGGGACGAGGAAGCAAGTCTCCCAAAGGACATGTTTTTCCTGAAGCCCGGTCAGAGTCTGAAAGATATTTGCATCCACCCTAATTAACAAGGAAGAGATATGGTTCTTGATCTATATATTTTGAGAATTGATTAAGTTAGGCATATTTTGAAGTTGGACCATTTGACTGGTCAGGTGCAATATTAATTTTTAATCACACGTACTAGCACAATTGAAGCAGTGCTTCTGCACCTGCCACAACCACAAAAATGGTCATGAAAGCTTAATTAACTAATTTCTTTTTGGGATCCAGATGCTATATGCATTAGCACGAAATTCAGAGCCAAAGCTTTTGCAGAATGCAGACATGAGGCCCTTTCCCTTTGCCATTTATAATACTCTCAGTGCAAGTACCATACGTCATGGAAGGGGGTTATGTTGGATACTTGTATGCACCAGACCCACAAGCACAAGAAACTAGAGGGCACCACATATTCTAAGGCTGGCAAACAATTTAAAGGAGGGAGCAAAGGCTAATAAGGAAAGGCAATGGAATGATTACTGGTTGAGCTGGCCCTACTTTATCATCTGTTTCTTTGCTGTTCATCTCATAATTAACATGTATAAATTTAATTTGAAGTACACAAATAATGAAGAATGCAACAACCCCAGATACAAGTTATACTCCTGCATGATCCTTTTACCAAAAACAGGTACATGCATACTTTGAGTGTTACAACTTGATCTAAACATACAAAACAACAAACTGAAGCATCCACAAATAATTAGCTAAAAACTTCATAATAGCAACTTAATACAAAGAGCGGTTGAttggaaacaaaaaaaaagcttttgatgagcaCCAGAATGAAAGAAGAAAAAGAACCTGCCTTGCTGCATAGTTTTCCTTGCGTATTTTGACTTGCAGAGAGTGGCGCCCCTGCGGTGGGCAGTGCAGTCTTTGGGCGATTGAATGATAAAGAAGCAGCGCACGTGGATTCTGAGCCAAGTGACTCTGCCTCTCCACAGTCTAAAGATATTTCCTTTTAGAAAAATAAATAAACAAAGTGATGAGCAGCAGAGGCAGAGAGAAAAAAGAAACACATTTCAAACAGCAAAAGGTagaagaaaaaaaaatcagatAGGGTTCTCTCAAAAGCAGCCAATCCACAAAGGAAACATTGCTTTCCATCACACCACATACTAGCTAGCGAGGCCTTGTTTGAGTTAATCCGTAGCGCttctagagagagagagagagaaatagTGTTGCTGTGGTATTGCTGATTAAATGGGATATTCGTTGGTTAGCATCGGGAGAACATATCACGTTACGTTCTGCCACAGTACTGATGCGCACTGTGCATGGATTAGCCACCTAGCTAGCTGTGCCACCATGGCTGGTTTGGTCTGGCTTGCGAGCTAGGTGAACCTAATAATTCTCCTCCGCCTTATCCTCACCCCTCGATCTCCCTCAATGTACACGACTACAGTCTCTCTCTATCTCAAGCTTCTCTCTCGCTCCTCTCTCTCTACATCAAGAAACCATTTAATTCATCCATCTCTCTCTCCAAGCCCTACAAAGTacatcatcttcttcctctccctctctgtctctctctccctCAGCTAGCTTCTAGCTAGGGTCATCTGCTCATGCTCCACCCTTCTCTCTTTCTCAGATCACAGATGAACCTTACCAAAACACCATAAAATAGTGTGTGATCTCCCACACGCACACACAAACacaactctacctctctctctctccctcccatcATATCATATGAGCAAGGATTCCTTCCAACCTATAATCTTTAGCTTTGCTCTTGGACTCTTTCTCTCTCTCGACCATCGTCTCCATCACACCTAACTATCTCGAGCTAGACCCACAAGAAGCGGTTGGCGACTTCAAATCCGTTCCCTTCTCTTGCAAACAACCACCCATTTACCCGGCCAAAACGTATACACGCAGATATAGATAGCTGTGTGTATATAACATGGCCTGATTGACCATGGATATCACCGGAGACGCCGGAGGTGGCCGTCGGCCCAACTTCCCCCTGCAGCTCCTAGAGAAGAAGGAGGAGCAGCCTTGCTCCAGCTCGGCCGCTGGCGGCGCCTCGGCGGGCGGCGGGAATGGAGCGGCGGCTGGCGGCAGCGCCGGAGGGGAGATGCAGGTGCGGAAGGCGGTGCCGAAGCGGACGTCGACCAAGGACCGGCACACCAAGGTGGAGGGGCGGGGGAGGCGTATCCGGATGCCGGCGCTGTGCGCGGCGAGGGTTTTCCAGCTGACGCGGGAGCTTGGGCACAAGACGGACGGCGAGACCATCGAGTGGCTGCTGCAGCAGGCGGAGCCAGCGGTGATCGCGGCCACCGGCACAGGCACCATCCCGGCCAACTTCACCTCCCTCAACATCTCCCTCCGCTCCTCCGGCTCCTCGCTCTCCATCCCGGCACACCTCCGCGGGGCCTTGCCTAGCCCCGGCGTGCGGTTCGGCTCCCGTGCGGACGCGTGGGACCGTGTGGTCGGCCTCGGTTTCCCACCCGAAGGCCCCGCCTCGTCATCGTCAACGCCGTCGCCGCTCTTGCTCAACTTCCACTCGGGCAGTGTCGGCCTCGACGTGCAGCCCTCGCCGTCCGCAGCAGCCGCTGCCGCCGACCTTTCCCGAAAGCGGCGGTGGGAGCAAGAAATGCAGCAGCAGCAACaccaacagcagcagcagcaacagtaCCAGCAGCAGATGGCCGGGTACACGCAAAGCCAAATGCCAGGCACCGTCTGGATGGTGCCAAGCAACAGCACGCCGGGCGGCGGGGCGCCTTCCGGCGGTGGCAACGGAGGAGGAGGCAGTGGCGAGTCGATATGGACTTTCCCGCAGATGGGCAGCGCCGGCGCCGCGGCTGCCGTCTACCGTGGCAGCGTGCCGAGCGGGCTACATTTCATGAACTTCCCTACACCGATGGCTCTTCTACCCGGCCAGCAGCTGGGGCTCGGCCCCGTAGGAGGCAGCAGTGGCggcggaggaggtggaggcgagGGACACATGGGGATCCTCGCCGCGCTCAACGCGTACCGGACACAGGCGGCGGATGCCGCGGCAGGCCAGGGCGGAGGTGGACCGTCTAGCCAGCAGCAAcacggaggtggcggcggcggcgagcggcaTGAGAGCATGAGCACCAGCGAGTCCTAGGCCGGCCAGGTCTCCGATCGAGGATCGCGCGCATGCATTGGTCTCTGGTGTGCCTTTGATCTGTTCTTTGTCTTTGATtcatttttccttttcttttttgtgGTTTCGGTTCCTCTCCTCCTAGACAACTTGCAAGGATTACACTCAGCTAGCTGCATCCCATGGCAATGGCGTTTAGACGATCATCATCCTTACGTACGTGCGTGTGAGTGGAAGAGCGAGGTGTGCCATGGGAGATCAGACAGAGGAGGGAAACACATCGATCATCCATCAGCAGAGAGATTGTTTAATTTTTGTTCTTTTAGCTTTAGGGTTTGATCAAGAAATGCGAGCACTGGAAGAGATTTTTATGAGGCACCTGCCAATCGATGGTTCATTTTTTTTTGGCAACTACGTGTTAATTAGTTCTAGCTGCCATACATATTCTTCTGAAACCTTTTTCACAGCCAGCATTTCATACattctgcatgcatgcatgcccTGTCCGTTCCATGATTAATCTGTTATTTCTAAACTATCTAGGGTTTTGATCATGAGTTCCTCTAAACTCTCACTCGACTGAAAATTAGCTTCATCCTAGTCAGGTGATGTCATCTCACAAATTTATACTGCATGAACTATTTTATCTAGTTGTAACTCACTTGCAATTGGAATATATTCAGTTGCAACCAAATTGCAACTAGATATTTCAATTGCACCTCACCTCTAGCACGAACTACGATGTAAATCTAAAAGTTAAGGTTTTGACTGAGCTGTAACTTTagtcgaatgagaattagcaaaatCGTTTggtccttgtttttttttttcaaacGCAAAAGTGGAAGATGAGTTGCTTTCACATGCTCCCTCCGCAAACAAGTGTACATGTATTTACCTTTGTCCTAAGTCAAATTACTTTAAGTTTGACTAACTTTAGAGTAAAATGTAGCAATAACTAAGCCATTAAATTAGTATATTATTAAAAAATACATTTCAAGATTGatctaatgatattaattttgtgatGTTAGTATTTTTACTTTTTCCGTTGAGTTGGTCAACCATGAGAAAGTTTCACTCAGAATAAAAGAAACGGCAGACgcttatttgaggacggagggcATTAGGTGCACACACACTACATCTTCGACAACAGAGCTAGTCGTGACTGGCCAGTAGGACGAGCTAGCTAGAAGGTAGGACGTAGGAAAGAAACGGAAGTGAAAGATGGTACAAGATGGAGACGATGGCGGCCAGCTGCGGGGCAAGGGTTTTGTCATCCGATGGGCGAACAATGGGCAGAGGAGCCAATTAGCCAAGCTAGCAGAAACCGGATGGCATGCAGCAACAGGACCACAGCCGGCCACATGAGAGAGAGAGCACAGTGGCCGGATCGGGGGAGGTTGGCAAGCGACGACCGGCCCGCCCGCGCGGACTCGAGTCCACCGGCCGGCGGCGACCAGACCGCCCCGTGGCCCGTATTTATTTATCCAAGCCGTCAATGATTCCTCGCACGCGCGTCGCCAACCGCGCCATGCCACCGCGCCGCCGCGAAGTCGGCATGCATCCAGCGGCCAACTAGCGCAGCCGGCCGGTACGCCGGCACGGCCACGGGGGCGGTACAGCGGAACACAGCTGCGGCTACAGAGCGATCGCACCGGGGCATTTATGGCCGGACTTCGTCACCCCGATCGAGTCCCCGGCCGGCCATATCGCGCCTCCGGCACGTCCACGTCCATCCGCCCATATCAAGCAGGGGCAGGCGCAGCGTGCGACATGGTCCTCCCCTCCAGGGTTGCCTTTCTCATCGCTCCATGGATGTTTTCGACGTAGCTAGTAGTAGTTTTAATGGCATGTGCCCAGCCGCAGCCAGCCCTTCTGTTTGTGATAGCTCTTGTTTCTTGCTGCAATGGGGCGGACAGCCTACCCAGGAGGGGCTACATTTATGCGTAGCTGATGGCCTATCCAACGGTTCAATGGGTGAAGTGCTTCTGTTGAGCGGGTGGCTTTTCCTTTTGACTGCCCATGGTGGTTTTTCGGGCGTTTTGGAGGTTCCATATGTTATATGTAAATTATGGCGGTTTCTTTTGGGTGATTTAGGAATCGGGCGTGTATTCACCGGCAGGTTTTTGTTAGGAGTGATTAAGTTTTGGTACACTCCAAAATTGTTATTCAGTTACTAATTTGCGGTCATCATgatttagttttctgattattttCGCATCTTATACGAATACTAAAAGTCTGGTCAAACGGTCTTTCTTAGTGCCCTAAAATAGTAATTTGTCGCCTTAGAAATAGGAAATGCATTTTTTAATTGTCTCTATCTGAGATGATTTTTTACAGTTTGGTCGTGCATGGATTAAACATGCACTTGAAGGGTTATTTGTGGTTTTTCCTCAATTTTAAGGCAGTTCTTTAGGTGCTTTTATCTCGAAGAAGTGTTAGATGTGCAACAGTTGGTTTTACGACCCTCAAAAAACGTTGGGTTTTTACGTGGTTTCTAGTTTTCTAGTTTCAACGTGGATGAAAATCAATGTATGGAAGGCCCATCTGCCTCGTGACTTGCCCGTCGGGTCGTCGAACAGGCAATGCCTGTCTGTGCACCATGTAACAGTTATTTATTTGTCAGGCCGCTGACAGATGAGCTGTAGCCGCATATGGTTTTGTCGCACTTATTTGTACCTTGGGTGGCTTTTGAGCACAAATAAACCCTCTAGAGTTCACTAACATGTGGGGTTTCGCGTAAGCGGCTTATGTTACCGTTCTGGGCTCACACGCCAGTGATGCGAGACATGATAAGATGTAGTACCCCACATACATATGTCGCGCTTATTTTTACTGACATGCGAGGGTTTTGCGTAAGAGGCTTAAATTACCGTCTCAGTCTCACACATATTAGTGTTATGAGACAACCCCGCATGTACATATAGCGCTTAATTTTTGAAGACATGCGGGGTTTTGTGTAAGTGGCTTATGTTACCATCTCGGGCTCACACGTCAGTGTTATGAGACACAATTTGATGTAACCACACATGTACATGTCGCGCTTATTATTTACTGGCATGTGGGGTTTTCACGTAAGTGGCTTGTGTTACCGCCTCGGGATCATAGTCAGTGCTATCGGCCACGATTAGTTGTAACCCCACATGTACATGTCGCGCTTGTTATTTACTAACATACATTTTTTTCTCGGGTAAGTGGCTTATGTTACCATCTCGGGCTCACACGTCAGTGTTGTGAGACATGATAAGCTGCAACCCCACATGTTCATGTCACGCTTATTTTTACCTTGAAACGGTTTTGAAAAAAAATGTTGATATTTCCGTTTGGCCCCTGACAAGTGGATCTTCACGTGAGTGGGCAATGTTTGAGGTCTGGCCCTACCTATCAGACAGGTGGCATGATGATCTGTACAGAGGGCGGTCAGGTCAGCACAGTCCAGCTAGCTGCCGAGTTCAGGAGGAAAAAGATCGGTGAGGGGAAGAGGCCAATACCGTGCTGGCCCTGTCGGTTGTTCTCTGTGCAACACCGGAGCTGTCACATGTTGAGTTGATTGGGTGCATTAAGTGGCACCGGTGCAAGTAGCAGC includes the following:
- the LOC127306121 gene encoding transcription factor TCP14-like; this encodes MDITGDAGGGRRPNFPLQLLEKKEEQPCSSSAAGGASAGGGNGAAAGGSAGGEMQVRKAVPKRTSTKDRHTKVEGRGRRIRMPALCAARVFQLTRELGHKTDGETIEWLLQQAEPAVIAATGTGTIPANFTSLNISLRSSGSSLSIPAHLRGALPSPGVRFGSRADAWDRVVGLGFPPEGPASSSSTPSPLLLNFHSGSVGLDVQPSPSAAAAAADLSRKRRWEQEMQQQQHQQQQQQQYQQQMAGYTQSQMPGTVWMVPSNSTPGGGAPSGGGNGGGGSGESIWTFPQMGSAGAAAAVYRGSVPSGLHFMNFPTPMALLPGQQLGLGPVGGSSGGGGGGGEGHMGILAALNAYRTQAADAAAGQGGGGPSSQQQHGGGGGGERHESMSTSES